TCTTTGCTGTCTGGAGCCTTGCTGCGGTTTATTTTTGCAGCAGCAGGCCGCACTCGCGGTGTTCTTCCCCTTTGGTGGGGTCAAAGTAGACGTCGTTGTCTGGCAGGTCGTGCTCGTACACATACTCTTCCACGTCGATCTCTTTGAGGTGGAACATGGGTGCGACGCGGATGGTGCCGTGGTTACCCGGGGTAAAAATGTCTAGGCCCTTGCGGTGTGCATTCTGGTCGTGACGAATACCATTCAGCCACACATCCGGCTTCAACTCCTGCATTGCGCGATTGAACGGCTCCAGTTTTACCGTGCGCGAGAAAAAGTCGTGCTCCGGCGTGTCCAGCTCTGGAATGCCGCCGTAGACGGCGTTGTAGTGCGCTGCCGACATCTTGGGAGAGAAGGTGTAAAGATTCAGGTCGAGCAGCTTGATCACGCGCTCAATATGGCGGTAAGTCTCCGGGGTGTTGTACCCGTGGTCGACCCAGATTACCGGGATATCCGGCTTGGCATTGGTGATCAGGTGCAGAAAAGCCACCGCCAGAGGGCGGAAGTTGGTGAATACCACCGGGTTGACCGCTTCGCTCACAGTGAACTGCATGATTTCACTGGGACGGGCATCCTTGAAGCGCTGGTTGAGAGGGGCCAGATCGGCGCCCTGATAAAAAGTCCGCTCCCC
The Microbulbifer celer DNA segment above includes these coding regions:
- a CDS encoding phosphoadenosine phosphosulfate reductase domain-containing protein gives rise to the protein MGLSAGLGKQAFSATGERTFYQGADLAPLNQRFKDARPSEIMQFTVSEAVNPVVFTNFRPLAVAFLHLITNAKPDIPVIWVDHGYNTPETYRHIERVIKLLDLNLYTFSPKMSAAHYNAVYGGIPELDTPEHDFFSRTVKLEPFNRAMQELKPDVWLNGIRHDQNAHRKGLDIFTPGNHGTIRVAPMFHLKEIDVEEYVYEHDLPDNDVYFDPTKGEEHRECGLLLQK